Within Paenibacillus sabinae T27, the genomic segment TGGGAAGGCCTCCAGATGTAATAATCCCGATATGAGCTGTCCTTGGAAGAACGTGATTCCATGAACCAGGCATGTTCGTCCGAAGAGTGGTTAACCACAAGATCCATCATAATTTTAATGTTTCGTTCATGAGCCGCATCCAGCATCTCATCGAAATCGGCCATCGTCCCAAATTCACTCATAATATCCCGGTAATCGGAAATATCATATCCATTATCATCATTGGGAGATTGATAGACCGGCGACAGCCAGATCACATCAATTCCAAGCTGCTGCAGATAATCCAGCCGTGACGTGATTCCTTTCAGGTCGCCAATCCCGTCTCCATTGCTGTCTTGAAAGCTCCGGGGGTAAATTTGATAAAATACCGCTTCTTTCCACCATTTTTTCTCCATTTCATATGCCTCCATTCATTAATTTAAAGATTTTACAGTCTGCAGTTCTTCTACAATATCCGGAAAAATCTTATCCAGTTTATAAAAAGCCAGGAATACGATTTGCAGAAGGGCCAAAATGATCGGGAAATAAATAAACATGAAATGAATCGACGCCAGAGCGGATACGCTGATGGAAGCCTGACCGCCGACATATCCTCCAATAGCCAGGCTCCAGCCGATAAACGCCGCCCCGAGTCCGCCTCCCGCCTTCGTTCCAAAGCTGCCCGCGCTGTATACCAGTCCTTCGGTCCGCATCCCGGTCTTCCATTCTCCATATTCTATCGTATCGGCCAGCATCGCGAAAAAGGTGCCGAGGATAGCTGCATGGCCAAGCGCCTTGATCATCAGTCCCGAGCAGACAACCGCAAGGTTCGCCGGACTTACGGCAATGACAATCGAGCCCACGATTAATAAAAGGCTTCCAATAATAGAGGAATTGCGTTTGCCGATCCGTTTGACAACGGGCGATAGAATCGCATAGCCAAGCAGAGAAGGAGCAAGCAGGGATAATCCCAATACCCCGACCAGATCAGCGTCATGCAGCACATAGCGGGCGTAGTATACGTTCATGCCTGTACCGATGGAGTTATTGATAAAGTAGACGATGGCAAATCCAAGAATCAGCTTCCAGTATTTGTTGCGAAGCAGCGCACCGAAGGCACGTTTAAATGGTATTGGCTTTTGTACAACCGACGGGGTAACCGTTTCCTTGGTGCTGAAGAATGTTATAAGGAAGAAAAAGGTGCCGAGCAATCCGAACAGGACAAAGGAGAACACCCAGCCTTGTTGGCCACCCCCAAACGCTTTCACAAGCGGCAGTGTAAAATAATTGATAAGCAAAGCGCCCATCGTAGCCAGGATCATGCGGAAAATATTCAGCAGTGAACGCTGGTATGCATCCTGAGTCATCATCGAATTCAGGACTCCGTACGGGACATTGATGCTTGAATAAATGAAATTCATCAGGATATAGGTAAAGTAAACGTATACAATTGTGATGGTCGCATTGGCATCCGGAACGGTGAACAAGAGAATTCCCGAAAGGGCAAACGGGCCGGACATCCAGAGCAGCCAGGGGCGGGCCTTGCCATGCTTGCTTTTCGTTTTGTCGATCAGAGCGCCAATTCCAAGATCAATAAAGGCGTCGAGGATACGCGTAATCAGCATCAAAGTGCCAATAATAGCCGCATTAATCCCGATAATGTCCGTGTAGAAATAGGATAGAAAAGTCATTGCCGCGGCAAATAAAAGCTGACTGGCAAAATCGCCAAACCCGTAACCGATCTTTTCTTTCAAAGTGATATTCGGCGGTGTTTCCAGTAGAGCATCTTCTCTTTTTACAAGCGCATTGCCCATCGTTTCTTCTCCTCTTTTCACCGATATTTTAGTTGAGGCCTCTCTTTATGTAGAAAACGTTTTCTCAATTAAGTTAAAAAAATCACTCTGATTAAGCCTATTCAATAGAAATCAAGGCAATAAAGGGTTATATCAGAGCATAAAAACTAAATAGATGAGAAAACGTTTTCTGGAAACGATTATACTCCCCTGCATATGATTGGTCAAGCGCTTTCTTATTCGATTACATCCAAAATAAAACATTAGGAATGCGGGATAAATTGCGTATTTAACCAAAACTGATATAATGAATTTACTTTCAGAAAACCTTTTCTGAAGGTCCATGTCTCCTTAACCTATGCAGGAAAGCCGGTTATTACTTATGAAAATTACTATAAAAGACGTTGCCAGAATGGCCAATGTCTCCATCTCTACCGTATCCCGGGTGATTAACAACAGCCCTACGGTTGGCAGCGACATTCGCCGGCGTGTGCTGGATGTGCTGGAGGTCACTCAATTTCGCCCAAACGCCATCGCCAGAACGCTGGTCAAGAATACTACTTCGTTAATAGGCGTACTGCTGCCGGAAATTAAAAATAATGTATTGGACGATATGGTTGAAGGGATTAATCAGGTCGCCCGGTTATATGGCTTTGACGTTATGATTGCGTTATCTGGAGGAAATGAGGAAAGCGAGCTTCACTACTACAATCTGTTCCGCGAAATGCAGGCCAGCGGAATCATAGTATCCGCGAGCGGTATCCGGGATTCTCTGTTCGATCTCACCCAGGCTTCGAATATCCCTTGCCTTCTGGTAGGCCGGGATTATCGCGAGAAGTCCATTCCTTCGGTCCATGTGGACAACGTGTCGGCCGCTTTTGAGGCGGTAACGTATCTGATCCAGCAAGGCCATCGCGACATTGCTATGCTGCGAGGCTCAACAGGCGATATCTCAGCAGGCAACCACCGGTTCCAAGGCTATGAACAGGCACTACACGCAGCTCATCTGCCCATTCGCCCCGAACGGGTACTCGAGAGCGCGCTATCGGTAGAAGAAGGAGCTGCCGCCATGCGTAAGCTTTATGATTCGGGGCCTTTGCCGACTGCCGTATTCTGCGCTACGGACCGGATCGCCATCGGCGCCATGAACTTTCTGGCGGAGACCGGGGTGAAGGTCCCGGAACAAGTCTCCTTCTTTGGCTTTGATGACATTGATATGACGGTCATTATCAGGCCCAAATTGTCAACGGTCCGGTATTCGGCATCCGAGCTTGGGATGGTTGCCGCGCGCAATCTCATCAAGCTCATTAAAGGAGAGGAACTGTCCGCTTACCATTGGTCCGTCTCGCATCAGCTGCAGATTCGCGACAGCATCGCCAGATTGAATTAAATAACAAGAAAAAAGAGCCTGTCCAAACAGGCTCTAAAGGGAAATTCCTCAGCATCGAGGAGTATATGTTTATTTTTAGAAATTCACACTCAGATATAAAACATGTAGTTGTCGATATGGGTCTCTTCCTTGAAGGAGATCAGATCCGCCAGCGTTGTGGAGTCCAGCACATCGGCAATGCTGTCGCGGATGCGCAGCCACAGGTCGCGCTTGGCCGGGTCGTCCTCTTCCGTAAAGTCCACGGGAGAAATCGGGCCTTCCAGCACGCGGATAATATCCCCGGCCGTAATATTTGCTGCTTCACGGGACAAAATATAGCCGCCATAAGCGCCGCGAATACTCTTGACGAGGCCCGCGTTGCGCAGGGGGGCAATCAGCTGCTCCAGATAATGCTCGGATAATCCGTTTTTCTCGGCAATGCTTTTTAAAGATGTTGGACCTTCGCCAAACCTGACGGCGAGCTCCATCATGATCGTTAATCCGTATCGGCCTTTTGTCGATATTTTCAAAGGGGCACCTCTTTCAATATTATAGCTGGGTATAGTATAATTAGTAGTTGGTCAAAACCGTAAGAATAAATCAGCGTATTCCGATGATTGCTCTTGATTTTATGTTAACATATCCGCAGATGGTTTTGAAACACAAAACGTAATTTTTTTTACAAAAGTGTTCTTCCAGGGCGGACAATGATGGCGTCAAATCAGCGGGAGCGTTCACGGTAAGCCCAGCCGCTGGTGTACGGCAAGACTGCATAAAGCTTATTCAATCTAAACAAAAAGATGGTGATCAGGGTGACAAAAGCAAAAGAAAATACCCGCGTCGTTGTCGGCATGTCGGGGGGAGTGGACTCCTCCGTTACGGCGCTGCTGCTGAAGCAGCAGGGCTATGACGTCATCGGCATCTTCATGAAGAACTGGGATGACACCGACGAGTTTGGCGTTTGCACAGCCGAAACCGATGCGGAGGATGTACGCCGCGTATGCGAGCAGATTGACATCCCTTACTATACCGTAAACTTCGAGAAAGAATACTTTGATAAAGTGTTCAAATATTTTCTCGACGAATATAAGGCCGGACGTACGCCTAACCCGGACGTTATGTGCAACCGGGAGATTAAGTTCGGCGAATTCCTGAACAAGGCGCTGCAGCTCGGAGCCGATTATGTGGCAACAGGTCATTATGCGCGGGTTGTGGAAGAGCACGGCGAATTCAAGTTGCTCCGCGGCGTTGACGCCAACAAGGATCAGACCTATTTCCTGAACGCCTTGAACCAGCAGCAGCTGTCGAAGGCCATGTTCCCCATCGGCCATCTGCCGAAACCGGAGGTCCGCCGGATCGCCGAAGAAGCCGGATTGTATACGGCCAAGAAAAAGGACAGCACCGGCGTCTGCTTCATCGGAGAGCGCAATTTCCGCGAGTTCCTGAGCCAGTACCTGCCAGCTAAATCCGGCGACATGGTGGACATCGCCACAGGCGAAGTCAAGGGCCGCCACGACGGGCTGATGTACTACACGCTCGGCCAGCGCCAGGGCCTCGGCATCGGCGGCTCCGGCACGGGCGAGCCGTGGTTCGTTGCGGATAAAGACCTCAGCCGCAACATTCTGTATGTCGTTCAGGGGGACAAGCACCCCAGCCTGTACTCCACGGGCCTTGTCGCTTCCGGCGTGAACTGGATCGACGGGCACGGCCCCGGCACTGAACCGCTGCGCTGCACGGCCAAGTTCCGGTATCGCCAGCCGGATCAAGGCGTCACACTGACGAAGCGCGAAGACGACA encodes:
- a CDS encoding MFS transporter; translated protein: MGNALVKREDALLETPPNITLKEKIGYGFGDFASQLLFAAAMTFLSYFYTDIIGINAAIIGTLMLITRILDAFIDLGIGALIDKTKSKHGKARPWLLWMSGPFALSGILLFTVPDANATITIVYVYFTYILMNFIYSSINVPYGVLNSMMTQDAYQRSLLNIFRMILATMGALLINYFTLPLVKAFGGGQQGWVFSFVLFGLLGTFFFLITFFSTKETVTPSVVQKPIPFKRAFGALLRNKYWKLILGFAIVYFINNSIGTGMNVYYARYVLHDADLVGVLGLSLLAPSLLGYAILSPVVKRIGKRNSSIIGSLLLIVGSIVIAVSPANLAVVCSGLMIKALGHAAILGTFFAMLADTIEYGEWKTGMRTEGLVYSAGSFGTKAGGGLGAAFIGWSLAIGGYVGGQASISVSALASIHFMFIYFPIILALLQIVFLAFYKLDKIFPDIVEELQTVKSLN
- a CDS encoding LacI family DNA-binding transcriptional regulator; this encodes MKITIKDVARMANVSISTVSRVINNSPTVGSDIRRRVLDVLEVTQFRPNAIARTLVKNTTSLIGVLLPEIKNNVLDDMVEGINQVARLYGFDVMIALSGGNEESELHYYNLFREMQASGIIVSASGIRDSLFDLTQASNIPCLLVGRDYREKSIPSVHVDNVSAAFEAVTYLIQQGHRDIAMLRGSTGDISAGNHRFQGYEQALHAAHLPIRPERVLESALSVEEGAAAMRKLYDSGPLPTAVFCATDRIAIGAMNFLAETGVKVPEQVSFFGFDDIDMTVIIRPKLSTVRYSASELGMVAARNLIKLIKGEELSAYHWSVSHQLQIRDSIARLN
- the cymR gene encoding cysteine metabolism transcriptional regulator CymR, whose product is MKISTKGRYGLTIMMELAVRFGEGPTSLKSIAEKNGLSEHYLEQLIAPLRNAGLVKSIRGAYGGYILSREAANITAGDIIRVLEGPISPVDFTEEDDPAKRDLWLRIRDSIADVLDSTTLADLISFKEETHIDNYMFYI
- the mnmA gene encoding tRNA 2-thiouridine(34) synthase MnmA, whose amino-acid sequence is MTKAKENTRVVVGMSGGVDSSVTALLLKQQGYDVIGIFMKNWDDTDEFGVCTAETDAEDVRRVCEQIDIPYYTVNFEKEYFDKVFKYFLDEYKAGRTPNPDVMCNREIKFGEFLNKALQLGADYVATGHYARVVEEHGEFKLLRGVDANKDQTYFLNALNQQQLSKAMFPIGHLPKPEVRRIAEEAGLYTAKKKDSTGVCFIGERNFREFLSQYLPAKSGDMVDIATGEVKGRHDGLMYYTLGQRQGLGIGGSGTGEPWFVADKDLSRNILYVVQGDKHPSLYSTGLVASGVNWIDGHGPGTEPLRCTAKFRYRQPDQGVTLTKREDDTLHVAFDTPQKAITPGQAVVFYDGDLCLGGGTIEYAEKVVPQPQ